In Sulfuricurvum sp., the following proteins share a genomic window:
- a CDS encoding helix-turn-helix domain-containing protein, translated as MGLKSTLPSLIFGNNEAVYHSDSKIYSHQIAKVVPSLQQFSALGNPKNFESKTFFLKLNQLRLIASVATPVFVDTTDFKEINLMIPFVGDNDTLLDAKVYHWQQNGYAILMPNIARSGTSSTRSLLTVDLNPQIIFQTAVSMLGFQNVTMNDLRLYEPRLIPLTYGDISFDLMVRKLCHYIDFVRTTPDMLENLRIDEQFYRLIVMMLIPHKFFTNLTPQTITHYDGRSIVQTLMDYVHETDYQFRTIGDLERFTGLSTRSLQIAFQKQLGITPTQWLRKQNFLNAKRMFETGQGVSVTQVAIECGYTNFSLFAKYYKELFDELPSQTLKNIRRN; from the coding sequence ATGGGGTTAAAAAGTACACTCCCATCGCTTATTTTTGGGAATAATGAAGCGGTTTATCATAGTGATTCAAAAATTTATTCTCATCAAATTGCCAAAGTTGTCCCATCTTTACAACAGTTTAGTGCTCTTGGAAATCCTAAAAATTTTGAGAGCAAAACATTCTTTTTAAAACTTAATCAGCTTCGGTTGATTGCTAGTGTGGCAACTCCCGTATTTGTTGATACAACTGATTTTAAAGAGATTAATTTAATGATACCTTTTGTGGGTGACAATGATACATTGTTAGATGCTAAAGTATATCACTGGCAACAAAACGGGTACGCGATTTTGATGCCGAATATCGCTCGTTCCGGTACATCGTCAACCCGTTCTTTATTGACTGTCGATCTCAATCCACAAATAATTTTTCAAACTGCCGTGTCGATGTTAGGTTTTCAAAATGTTACTATGAACGATTTACGGTTATATGAACCACGATTAATACCACTCACTTACGGAGATATTTCATTTGATTTAATGGTTCGTAAATTATGTCATTATATTGATTTTGTCAGAACAACTCCCGATATGCTTGAAAATCTTAGGATTGACGAACAGTTTTATCGATTAATCGTCATGATGTTAATCCCGCATAAGTTTTTTACTAATCTCACACCTCAAACAATTACCCATTATGATGGACGCTCTATTGTACAAACGTTAATGGATTATGTTCATGAAACAGATTACCAATTCAGAACTATTGGGGATTTAGAACGTTTTACAGGGTTATCTACCCGATCACTACAAATTGCTTTTCAAAAACAACTAGGTATAACTCCAACGCAATGGTTGAGAAAACAAAATTTTTTAAATGCCAAAAGGATGTTTGAGACAGGGCAGGGTGTGTCAGTTACTCAAGTAGCTATTGAGTGTGGATATACGAATTTTTCACTTTTTGCAAAATATTATAAAGAACTTTTTGATGAACTCCCCTCTCAAACATTGAAAAATATTCGGCGTAATTAA
- a CDS encoding class I SAM-dependent methyltransferase, whose product MTLDDLHRHLKNASVSLTHEYTRLFHGRGNTYGNYRFLTVDSVDKVLFAVLFEMDDEEEKIITMLREFYMNDDKWEALVIQHRYLPSAPSTVIMGELPSQTFAIENNLKYRINFLNAQNIGFFPDMKLGRSFVREHAKGKNVLNLFSYTCSFSVVAMDAGAYSVVNVDMNKNVLTIGRENHRLNAIETKNVEFMPYNILKSWSRIRKSGPYDLIIIDPPSFQKGSFAATSDYEKIIKRLHEFAAQECIVLSALNAPELECEFIKTLFRENAPEFEYVERLENLESFPEIEEERSLKNLIFKRVVDG is encoded by the coding sequence ATGACCTTAGACGATTTACACCGCCATCTTAAAAACGCTTCTGTATCGCTTACCCACGAATATACTCGTCTTTTTCACGGACGGGGTAATACCTATGGTAACTACCGGTTTCTCACCGTAGACAGTGTCGATAAAGTCCTTTTTGCAGTCTTATTTGAGATGGACGATGAAGAAGAAAAAATTATCACTATGTTGCGTGAATTTTACATGAATGACGACAAATGGGAAGCTTTGGTAATTCAGCACCGCTATCTTCCCTCAGCACCATCAACGGTGATTATGGGAGAGTTACCTAGCCAAACCTTTGCTATTGAAAACAATCTCAAATACCGTATAAACTTTCTAAATGCCCAAAACATCGGATTTTTTCCCGATATGAAGCTCGGACGCTCATTTGTTCGTGAGCATGCAAAGGGTAAAAACGTCCTAAATCTTTTCTCGTACACCTGCTCATTCTCCGTTGTCGCGATGGATGCAGGAGCTTATAGTGTTGTCAATGTCGATATGAACAAAAACGTCCTCACGATAGGGAGAGAAAATCACCGTCTCAACGCCATTGAGACCAAAAACGTGGAGTTCATGCCCTACAACATCCTCAAGTCATGGAGCCGTATCCGCAAAAGCGGCCCCTATGATCTCATCATCATCGATCCCCCCAGCTTTCAAAAAGGCTCATTTGCCGCAACGTCTGATTATGAGAAGATTATAAAGCGGCTCCATGAGTTTGCGGCGCAGGAGTGTATCGTCCTCTCAGCGCTCAATGCCCCCGAACTAGAGTGCGAATTTATCAAAACCCTATTTCGTGAAAATGCACCTGAATTTGAGTATGTCGAGAGATTGGAGAATTTGGAGAGCTTCCCCGAAATAGAGGAAGAGCGAAGTTTGAAAAATTTGATTTTTAAACGAGTAGTGGATGGTTAA
- a CDS encoding efflux RND transporter periplasmic adaptor subunit: MKKIALLSTLCTLSLWADVYATFETQAYREASLGMNASGIVKTLNAREGDRVKKGSLLLSLESSEEEISLKMAKADLESLEKECTFLSDQYARYEKSAQVFDKNTLQKLKSELDAKLSQRERARLATAFQTQKLSKMSLYAPFAGSIAQKNIEVGDFVTTMGGAPLFKLISDQSRLLIRYDSKYSQNVKRGDKFCLSIDGQSTGKCAVITKIYPTVDSKTRQMTAEADGFGLRPGTFGDGTIMAK; encoded by the coding sequence ATGAAAAAAATAGCCCTACTCTCAACCCTTTGCACCCTATCGTTATGGGCTGATGTCTATGCCACGTTTGAAACACAAGCATACCGTGAAGCCTCACTGGGGATGAATGCCTCAGGTATTGTCAAAACACTCAATGCACGTGAAGGTGATCGTGTCAAAAAAGGTTCACTACTCCTTTCATTGGAGAGTTCCGAAGAGGAAATTTCACTTAAAATGGCAAAAGCTGATCTCGAATCACTCGAAAAAGAGTGTACATTTTTGAGCGACCAATACGCCCGTTATGAAAAAAGTGCACAGGTTTTCGATAAAAATACCCTCCAAAAACTTAAAAGCGAACTCGACGCCAAACTCTCTCAACGTGAACGTGCCCGCCTTGCCACAGCGTTTCAGACCCAAAAACTCTCTAAAATGTCCCTTTATGCCCCTTTTGCAGGGAGTATTGCTCAAAAAAACATTGAAGTAGGTGATTTTGTGACAACGATGGGAGGAGCACCGCTCTTTAAACTGATCAGCGACCAAAGCCGTCTACTCATCCGTTACGACTCCAAATATTCCCAAAATGTTAAACGGGGAGATAAATTTTGTCTCAGCATTGATGGTCAATCAACCGGAAAATGTGCCGTAATTACCAAAATTTACCCCACCGTCGATAGCAAAACACGTCAAATGACCGCTGAAGCTGACGGTTTTGGTCTCCGTCCCGGCACGTTCGGTGATGGCACGATTATGGCTAAATAG
- a CDS encoding SDR family oxidoreductase produces MSKIVLITGTSSGFGSYAAPLLASHGYKVYATMRDISGRNREHCLAMEAQHPNIKVLELELTDSASIENSVKYIMTTEGRIDVLINNAGRFYMGIGESFTEEDLLHIYNVDVLGPWRLIRAVLPYMRNQNSGYIITVTSSLARFSCPFMTCYASAKHALEGLLQGMKYELKSSNIDFTFIEPGIYPTNVFNNFGRGSDTSRNAAYGPMAHIADGIKAQLDDLFASPHANDPMLVARAMLKLIESDSVNRPIRLPVDPNASEFTNRLNEAHDEEYLKFLTASGMGELL; encoded by the coding sequence ATGTCGAAAATTGTTCTTATTACTGGTACAAGTTCAGGTTTTGGAAGCTATGCCGCTCCACTATTGGCATCCCATGGGTATAAAGTATATGCAACTATGCGTGATATTAGTGGACGAAATAGAGAGCATTGCCTCGCCATGGAAGCTCAGCATCCCAATATTAAAGTTCTGGAACTCGAATTAACCGACAGTGCTAGTATTGAAAATTCTGTCAAATATATAATGACTACTGAAGGACGAATTGATGTATTGATAAACAATGCTGGACGTTTTTATATGGGCATCGGAGAAAGTTTTACAGAAGAAGATTTACTTCACATTTATAATGTAGATGTCTTAGGACCATGGCGTCTTATCCGTGCGGTTCTTCCATACATGCGAAATCAAAATAGCGGTTATATTATCACTGTAACAAGTAGCCTTGCACGTTTTTCTTGCCCATTTATGACCTGCTATGCATCTGCCAAACATGCACTTGAGGGGTTGTTGCAAGGGATGAAGTACGAATTAAAATCCTCTAATATCGATTTTACGTTTATCGAACCGGGAATCTATCCGACTAATGTGTTCAATAATTTCGGCAGAGGTTCGGATACATCACGCAACGCGGCATACGGTCCGATGGCACATATCGCCGACGGTATCAAAGCCCAATTGGACGATCTTTTTGCAAGCCCTCACGCAAACGATCCGATGCTGGTTGCACGGGCAATGCTCAAGCTGATCGAATCCGACTCTGTGAACCGCCCTATTCGATTGCCGGTAGACCCAAATGCGTCTGAATTTACCAATCGTCTTAATGAAGCTCATGATGAAGAATACCTTAAATTTTTAACAGCCTCAGGAATGGGGGAATTGCTATAA
- a CDS encoding TolC family protein, with translation MRNTALLLLTAQTLMCADLATLLPSAKTNLRVESTRLEIQKSQLLLDEARTAYFPTVTATALYKKKDKTPAFEPNQIQGAELGAQITVFDGFRREALLDALHSSMASATHSLAQEEQNVLMETIAAYYDYLDTQDRLSVIKEKKNEILSEVQRYEILVKNDLATTDILKSLIASKLETEYDEQNLKMLLEKHRKHLELLSATSIHEPIVYHELSLPSLTKVERHDIQSEQAKIDILRNTEDRYTYLPSLTLEAKHKYLEYSGYDTMGGTNLQPLNQNEITASLSMTLFDMGRISKEREQARIDTLKAQKFLDYKTQSLNNDAEIALMSIQTSQRAYEAAKAEEEARSEVFGYIKKRFESGLVNTTTYLSELTNLTQSRTKVKNALNTLQVAKANAAYTHGIDLMTLLEEKK, from the coding sequence ATGAGGAATACGGCTCTATTGCTCCTCACCGCCCAAACACTAATGTGTGCAGATTTGGCAACTTTGTTACCGAGTGCTAAAACCAATTTGCGTGTGGAGTCTACACGTTTGGAGATTCAAAAGTCTCAGTTGTTACTTGATGAAGCTAGGACTGCCTATTTCCCCACCGTCACGGCAACAGCCCTCTATAAGAAAAAAGATAAAACACCCGCCTTTGAACCCAATCAAATCCAAGGTGCTGAATTAGGGGCACAAATCACCGTTTTTGATGGATTTCGACGTGAAGCCCTTCTCGATGCTCTCCATTCTTCAATGGCATCGGCAACCCATTCTTTGGCACAAGAAGAGCAAAATGTCCTCATGGAGACCATCGCGGCGTATTACGATTATCTGGATACCCAAGATCGACTGAGTGTTATTAAAGAGAAAAAAAATGAGATTCTCTCCGAAGTACAACGGTATGAGATTTTGGTAAAAAACGACCTTGCTACCACCGATATCCTCAAATCGCTGATTGCATCGAAACTCGAAACCGAGTATGATGAACAAAATCTCAAAATGTTACTCGAAAAACATCGAAAACACCTCGAACTTCTCAGCGCAACGTCTATCCATGAGCCAATCGTCTACCATGAACTTTCTCTCCCTTCATTGACGAAAGTAGAGCGTCATGATATACAAAGCGAACAAGCCAAAATCGATATTTTACGTAATACCGAAGATCGTTATACCTATCTCCCCTCGCTCACCCTCGAAGCAAAACACAAATATCTTGAGTATAGCGGCTACGATACGATGGGGGGAACCAATCTTCAACCCCTCAACCAAAACGAGATAACTGCCTCCCTTTCTATGACACTGTTTGACATGGGACGTATTTCAAAAGAGCGTGAACAAGCACGTATCGATACCCTAAAAGCACAAAAATTTCTCGATTACAAAACACAAAGCCTGAACAATGATGCCGAAATAGCGCTCATGTCGATTCAAACGTCTCAGCGTGCTTATGAAGCGGCAAAAGCGGAAGAGGAAGCACGGAGCGAAGTATTTGGTTATATCAAAAAACGTTTTGAATCGGGGCTAGTGAATACCACTACCTATCTGAGTGAACTGACCAATCTTACTCAATCACGTACAAAAGTTAAAAATGCTCTCAACACGCTCCAAGTGGCAAAAGCAAACGCTGCATATACCCATGGAATCGATTTAATGACACTATTAGAGGAGAAAAAATGA
- a CDS encoding efflux RND transporter permease subunit has protein sequence MHKIAITRPITTIMFALALIFFGLVERAGMPSALYPNVDFPIVIVTTLYKGSNADIVESKVTDKIEEALSGISGLETLSSDSSKGYSVVVAQFKLSKDLDEAVNDVRDKVSSIQLPNEVDKPIVDKHSADAAPVMTLFLSGSDTIALMKHADEVLKSRLQRIEGVGGVTIAGLRKKQILITPDPALLSKYNLTLNEFIGLIRAQNIRMDGGRTLSATHEYQLLIDNDAKTPQALANLQLKEGLSVGDIAKVEVSLAEEKSYAALDGKSGVLLMVKKMTGANEISIADAIRSELPALQALEPSMTLTPLQDATGYIRDTLKGVQFDLLLGSFLASLIIFLFLRNLTLTLIAAVSLPVSILGVLAIMGWTGQTFNLLTLTALTLAIGIIIDDAIVVIENIFKRLEAGRDRQNAAIEGVGEILFSIVAISAMLLAVFVPVAKMSGIVGRFFTSFGVTIIAAIGVSFVIAITLIPMIASQIAKGEHSRFYHRTEHFFVALEELYRHVITIAIRYKKTTLLSALGIFIVSIILSGTLGMVFMPKEDKSQFNVTLKTAAGTSIHAMKSLSLDAQKQIKALSEVEYCTLYVGRGTDQKANESSLYVHLKPIHKRTRSQKEVMDNIRDILGKMKVFTMSSVTEVDDLGGYEINTPFQIILKAQNAEDAEASAQKLMSLLHTLKGTTDVQSNIQPKAPQLTITVLSENARRLGVNIDDISRVIASSYSGENTITFMRERGKEYDVMMRLDENRRIDTHSLDTLSVRANNGSMVRLSSVIQITNSLAPTTIKRFDRLKKVIVGADLTRELPLDKLVTIVQERQNEWLTKGVSFELDGDAKYMKQSNDAFGVAIGAAIVMIYLILAALYESPLQPIIIMSALPLSFTGAFIGLWAAGMNMSLFSMMGLMLLMGLVGKNSTLVVDAANRLLESGKPVDEAIIEAGISRLRPILMTTTAMTFGMLPLALSIGEGSGVKGPMGVAVICGLILSTITSLIVVPALYKALAPLDAKIRKLYTIKKEPIEVG, from the coding sequence ATGCACAAAATAGCCATTACTCGCCCTATCACGACCATAATGTTCGCCCTTGCTCTGATTTTTTTCGGGCTGGTTGAACGCGCCGGTATGCCATCGGCTCTCTATCCCAATGTTGATTTTCCTATCGTCATTGTCACAACCCTCTACAAAGGCTCTAATGCTGATATTGTCGAGAGTAAAGTAACGGATAAAATAGAAGAGGCACTCAGTGGTATTTCGGGACTCGAAACCCTCAGTTCAGACAGTTCCAAAGGGTACAGTGTTGTTGTTGCCCAGTTCAAACTCTCCAAAGACCTCGATGAAGCGGTCAATGATGTACGGGATAAAGTCTCCAGTATTCAGCTCCCTAACGAAGTGGATAAACCGATTGTAGACAAACACTCTGCCGATGCCGCTCCCGTTATGACCCTCTTTTTATCAGGGAGCGATACAATTGCGCTGATGAAACATGCCGATGAAGTGTTAAAATCACGTCTGCAACGTATCGAGGGGGTAGGAGGGGTAACTATCGCCGGATTGCGTAAAAAACAGATACTTATTACACCCGATCCTGCACTTCTCTCCAAATACAATCTTACCCTCAACGAATTCATCGGTCTCATTCGCGCACAAAATATTCGGATGGATGGAGGACGTACCCTCTCAGCAACACATGAGTATCAACTTCTCATTGATAACGATGCAAAAACACCGCAAGCCCTCGCCAATTTACAGCTCAAAGAGGGGCTAAGTGTCGGTGATATCGCCAAAGTAGAAGTCTCTTTAGCCGAAGAGAAAAGCTACGCCGCGCTGGATGGCAAATCGGGTGTCCTCTTAATGGTTAAAAAAATGACAGGTGCCAACGAGATTTCCATTGCCGATGCGATACGCTCTGAACTTCCTGCATTGCAAGCATTAGAACCCTCTATGACCCTCACCCCGCTTCAAGATGCGACGGGATACATACGAGATACACTGAAAGGGGTGCAGTTTGACCTCCTTTTGGGCTCGTTTCTCGCTTCTTTGATTATTTTTCTCTTTTTACGTAATCTCACCCTCACCCTCATCGCCGCCGTTTCGTTACCGGTATCGATTTTAGGTGTTTTGGCGATTATGGGATGGACAGGTCAGACGTTCAACCTACTCACCCTCACTGCACTCACTCTCGCTATCGGTATCATCATCGATGATGCTATCGTCGTTATCGAAAATATTTTTAAACGGCTCGAAGCGGGACGTGATCGACAAAACGCTGCGATAGAGGGGGTAGGAGAGATCCTGTTTTCCATCGTTGCCATCTCTGCTATGCTCCTCGCCGTTTTCGTCCCCGTCGCTAAGATGAGCGGAATTGTCGGACGATTTTTTACCAGTTTTGGGGTAACCATTATCGCGGCTATCGGGGTCTCTTTTGTCATCGCCATAACCTTGATTCCTATGATTGCATCTCAGATTGCCAAAGGTGAGCACAGCCGTTTTTATCATAGAACAGAGCATTTTTTCGTTGCGTTAGAAGAGCTTTATCGCCACGTCATCACAATCGCCATCCGATACAAAAAAACAACGCTCTTGAGCGCATTGGGAATCTTTATAGTCTCTATCATCCTCTCGGGGACACTGGGGATGGTTTTTATGCCCAAAGAAGATAAGAGCCAATTTAACGTCACTCTAAAGACGGCGGCAGGGACAAGTATTCATGCAATGAAATCACTATCACTGGATGCTCAAAAACAGATAAAAGCATTGAGTGAAGTGGAATATTGTACCCTCTACGTCGGGCGTGGAACCGATCAAAAAGCAAACGAATCCTCCCTCTACGTCCATCTCAAACCGATTCATAAACGCACACGAAGTCAAAAAGAGGTGATGGATAATATCCGCGATATATTAGGTAAAATGAAAGTGTTTACGATGAGTAGTGTGACCGAAGTAGACGACCTCGGCGGCTATGAGATTAATACACCGTTTCAAATCATTCTCAAAGCTCAAAATGCCGAAGATGCCGAAGCCTCTGCACAAAAGCTTATGAGTCTTTTGCATACCCTAAAAGGGACAACCGACGTTCAAAGTAATATTCAACCCAAAGCACCTCAATTGACGATTACCGTCCTTAGCGAAAATGCACGCCGATTAGGGGTTAATATCGATGATATTTCCCGCGTTATCGCCAGTTCCTATTCAGGTGAAAACACCATTACATTTATGCGCGAACGGGGCAAAGAGTACGATGTCATGATGCGATTAGATGAAAACCGTCGTATCGATACCCACTCTCTTGACACCCTTAGCGTCCGTGCCAATAACGGTAGCATGGTACGTCTATCATCCGTTATTCAGATTACCAATTCTCTCGCACCAACAACTATTAAACGGTTTGACCGTCTCAAAAAAGTGATTGTAGGAGCCGATTTGACCCGTGAGTTGCCACTCGACAAACTGGTTACAATTGTCCAAGAGCGTCAAAATGAATGGCTTACCAAAGGGGTCTCTTTTGAACTCGACGGCGATGCAAAATACATGAAACAAAGTAACGATGCCTTCGGTGTTGCCATCGGTGCCGCTATCGTGATGATTTATCTCATCCTCGCTGCACTGTACGAATCACCGCTACAACCGATTATCATTATGAGTGCATTGCCACTGAGTTTTACGGGGGCATTTATCGGTCTGTGGGCGGCAGGGATGAATATGTCGCTCTTTAGTATGATGGGATTGATGCTTTTGATGGGACTAGTGGGTAAAAACTCTACCCTCGTCGTCGATGCCGCCAACCGCCTTTTAGAATCTGGCAAACCGGTCGATGAAGCGATTATCGAAGCTGGAATATCACGCTTACGCCCGATTTTGATGACAACAACAGCGATGACATTCGGAATGCTCCCACTCGCCCTCTCAATAGGAGAAGGCTCAGGAGTCAAAGGACCAATGGGGGTTGCCGTCATCTGCGGACTGATTCTCTCCACAATCACCAGTTTGATTGTCGTTCCTGCACTCTACAAAGCCCTCGCACCGCTGGATGCTAAAATTCGTAAACTTTATACGATTAAAAAAGAGCCTATCGAGGTCGGATAA
- a CDS encoding coproporphyrinogen III oxidase family protein: MIFYYSDHSKIEFGFIEKIASVTMQWAVKKYLHLQPTQNSLPPSSDQTPRLLYIHIPFCLTLCPYCSFHKFRFDEPSALRYFELLHQEMRMVHALGYRFDSIYFGGGTTTILPRELAKTIDLAKSLFEIREVSCESDPQHIGDLEDACLRGKIDRLSIGIQSFDNDTLKQIGRYKKFGSADEQYAKVKKAIPLFPIVNIDIIYNYPHQSEEALHREIDTILTLRPPQVTFYPLMYAPGIRESLSKRWGSLSDTQEAKLYRIILERMSAVYTERSSWAWSLEGEGIIDEYVIERSEYVGIGSGAFSFIGDTLYANTFSLQEYAEALIHKQLPITHSLTFPSHAIRQYRMMVELFGRSADREHLWIENLFLKLFGRVHDGKVSTRGTYLFSVMMREFYNGMDYVRETMRRDLKNEDGIIRPR; encoded by the coding sequence ATGATATTTTATTACAGTGACCACTCTAAAATCGAGTTTGGTTTTATTGAAAAAATCGCGTCAGTGACGATGCAATGGGCAGTGAAAAAGTATCTTCACCTCCAACCTACCCAAAATTCGTTACCCCCTTCATCCGATCAAACACCACGTCTTTTGTACATCCATATCCCTTTTTGTCTGACGCTGTGTCCATATTGCTCTTTTCATAAGTTCCGATTTGATGAGCCGAGTGCATTGCGCTATTTTGAACTGCTTCATCAGGAGATGCGGATGGTTCACGCGCTGGGGTATCGGTTTGATTCGATCTATTTTGGAGGGGGTACGACAACGATACTGCCCCGTGAACTCGCTAAGACGATCGATTTGGCAAAATCGTTGTTTGAAATTCGTGAAGTCTCATGCGAGAGCGATCCTCAGCATATAGGTGATTTGGAGGACGCGTGTTTGCGGGGAAAAATCGACCGTCTCTCCATCGGGATTCAGAGCTTTGATAATGACACTCTCAAACAGATTGGGCGGTACAAAAAGTTTGGCTCTGCGGATGAGCAGTACGCCAAGGTCAAAAAAGCAATCCCCCTTTTTCCGATTGTCAACATCGATATAATATACAACTATCCGCATCAGAGCGAAGAGGCACTGCATCGTGAGATCGATACGATCCTCACCCTTCGTCCCCCTCAAGTAACCTTTTATCCGTTGATGTACGCACCGGGGATTCGGGAGTCTTTGAGCAAACGGTGGGGCTCTCTCAGCGATACGCAAGAGGCAAAACTCTACCGCATCATTTTGGAGCGGATGAGTGCCGTTTACACAGAGCGTTCATCTTGGGCATGGTCGCTGGAGGGTGAGGGGATTATCGATGAGTATGTGATTGAGCGGAGTGAATACGTCGGGATTGGAAGCGGTGCGTTTAGTTTTATCGGCGATACCCTCTATGCCAACACCTTTTCACTCCAAGAGTACGCGGAAGCGTTAATCCATAAACAGCTCCCTATCACCCATTCTCTCACGTTTCCTTCACATGCAATACGTCAATATCGGATGATGGTGGAGCTGTTTGGACGTTCTGCTGATCGTGAGCATTTGTGGATAGAAAATCTTTTTTTGAAACTTTTTGGAAGAGTTCATGATGGTAAAGTGAGTACACGAGGAACGTATCTGTTTTCGGTGATGATGCGGGAGTTTTATAACGGTATGGATTATGTTCGAGAGACGATGCGACGGGATTTAAAAAATGAGGACGGAATTATCCGACCTCGATAG
- a CDS encoding adenylate/guanylate cyclase domain-containing protein: MNRRIRYVIKKGGLKLKLIGFTSLLIIFTITILSTFIIQITQSSIEKKAFEVATTSLKQIADFSTHALLERSKENEINLAEMVKDVQNSHIEGLMDVSIYVRKKTANGSIYQYFAGFSKIPQKDFTELNLIQNFSEYSNDKIFIDETSEFYRFIHPVIYNFQGKPIVLGLAVLKYDKETINKVLREVIHLSVYIAIIIIVFTVLLIYFAGMHFTRPILRIADAATDVMNGNLNVKLSIKTNDEIEELATRFNRMVRGLRERDKMEKFVSDSTMCMIQEDSDKHSILGGEYRNMTFFFSDIRGFTAMSIDKKPDEVVTIVNYYLDLQSQIIKRFGGDIDKFVGDEIMASFSGDDGVDHAIECAIAIQTAIADANELRKAENHTICNVGIGINYGEVIVGNIGSHDRMDFTSIGSEVNLAARLCSLAEAGQILIEVQTCILATLPCVFKPAYEINVKGLKRPVSVVAITMEGLCV, from the coding sequence ATGAACAGACGTATACGATACGTAATTAAAAAGGGTGGATTAAAACTCAAACTTATCGGTTTTACATCACTTCTAATCATTTTTACAATTACTATTTTAAGTACATTTATAATCCAAATCACACAATCCTCCATTGAAAAAAAAGCCTTCGAAGTTGCCACAACATCTCTTAAACAAATTGCCGACTTCTCTACTCATGCCCTTTTGGAACGAAGTAAAGAAAATGAGATTAATCTTGCAGAAATGGTTAAAGATGTTCAAAATTCTCATATTGAAGGATTAATGGACGTATCGATTTATGTTCGTAAAAAAACTGCTAATGGATCGATATATCAATATTTTGCGGGATTTTCAAAAATTCCGCAAAAAGATTTCACTGAACTAAATTTAATACAAAATTTTTCAGAATACAGTAACGATAAAATCTTTATTGATGAGACATCTGAGTTCTACCGTTTTATTCATCCAGTCATTTATAATTTTCAAGGGAAACCGATTGTACTTGGTTTAGCTGTTTTAAAATACGATAAGGAAACGATCAATAAAGTATTACGAGAAGTGATACATTTATCGGTCTATATTGCCATTATCATCATTGTTTTTACAGTGTTACTAATCTATTTTGCCGGGATGCATTTTACAAGGCCTATTTTGCGTATTGCAGATGCTGCAACCGATGTTATGAATGGTAATCTGAATGTTAAACTCTCAATCAAAACAAATGATGAAATCGAAGAGCTTGCTACACGATTTAATCGTATGGTGAGAGGGTTGCGAGAGCGTGATAAAATGGAAAAATTTGTTTCTGATTCTACAATGTGTATGATTCAAGAAGATTCTGATAAGCATAGTATTTTAGGTGGTGAATACAGAAATATGACCTTTTTCTTTTCAGATATTCGAGGTTTTACCGCTATGAGTATTGATAAAAAACCGGATGAAGTTGTTACAATCGTCAATTATTATCTTGACTTACAGTCACAAATTATCAAGAGATTTGGTGGCGATATTGACAAGTTTGTAGGAGATGAAATTATGGCATCTTTTAGCGGTGACGATGGTGTTGACCATGCCATAGAGTGCGCTATCGCTATTCAAACAGCCATTGCTGATGCAAATGAGCTACGTAAAGCAGAAAATCATACCATTTGTAATGTTGGTATTGGGATAAATTATGGTGAGGTGATTGTCGGTAATATCGGTTCACATGACCGTATGGATTTTACATCGATTGGTTCCGAAGTTAATCTTGCCGCCCGACTTTGTTCTCTTGCAGAGGCTGGACAAATATTGATTGAAGTACAAACGTGTATTTTAGCTACTCTCCCATGCGTTTTTAAACCTGCTTATGAGATTAATGTTAAAGGCCTCAAAAGACCTGTTTCAGTTGTGGCTATCACTATGGAAGGGTTATGTGTATGA